One stretch of Actinacidiphila sp. DG2A-62 DNA includes these proteins:
- a CDS encoding 50S ribosomal protein L25/general stress protein Ctc: MAEVKIAAEVRTEFGKGAARRVRRANQVPAVIYGHGADPKHVTVPGHELLLALRTPNVLISLEIGGTSELVIPKAVQRDPLKGFLEHVDLLSVKRGEKVTVEVPVVSEGELAPGGNLLEHVLAALPVEVEATHIPEGFTVSVEGLEAGASILAKDVELPKGATLAVDEDAVVIQVVAAQVEAAAEGEGEEAAEGESAEAAEAPAEA, encoded by the coding sequence ATGGCCGAGGTCAAGATCGCCGCCGAGGTGCGCACCGAGTTCGGCAAGGGCGCCGCCCGCCGGGTGCGCCGCGCCAACCAGGTCCCCGCCGTCATCTACGGCCACGGCGCGGACCCCAAGCACGTCACCGTCCCCGGCCACGAGCTGCTGCTCGCGCTGCGCACGCCGAACGTCCTGATCTCGCTGGAGATCGGCGGCACCTCCGAGCTGGTCATCCCCAAGGCCGTGCAGCGCGACCCGCTGAAGGGCTTCCTGGAGCACGTCGACCTGCTGTCGGTCAAGCGCGGCGAGAAGGTCACCGTCGAGGTCCCGGTCGTCTCCGAGGGCGAGCTGGCCCCCGGCGGCAACCTGCTGGAGCACGTCCTCGCCGCGCTGCCGGTCGAGGTCGAGGCCACCCACATCCCCGAGGGCTTCACCGTCTCCGTCGAGGGCCTGGAGGCGGGCGCCTCCATCCTCGCCAAGGACGTGGAGCTGCCCAAGGGCGCCACGCTGGCCGTCGACGAGGACGCCGTGGTGATCCAGGTCGTCGCCGCCCAGGTCGAGGCCGCCGCCGAGGGCGAGGGCGAGGAGGCCGCCGAGGGCGAGTCCGCCGAGGCCGCCGAGGCCCCCGCCGAGGCCTGA
- the pth gene encoding aminoacyl-tRNA hydrolase, giving the protein MSDTEGPWLVVGLGNPGPEYAGNRHNIGFMVADLLAERVGGKFKRSGRAQAQVIEGRIGPPGPAGQRVVLAKPMSYMNLSGGPVTALKEFYRAPTERIVAVHDELDLDYGTLRLKLGGGDNGHNGLKSITKSLGANYLRVRAGIGRPPGRMDVAAFVLKDFSAAERKDLDWFVDRAADAVEALVTEGLERAQSAYNG; this is encoded by the coding sequence ATGAGCGACACCGAAGGGCCCTGGCTGGTGGTGGGCCTGGGCAACCCCGGCCCCGAGTACGCGGGCAACCGGCACAACATCGGCTTCATGGTGGCCGACCTGCTCGCCGAGCGCGTCGGCGGGAAGTTCAAGCGGTCCGGCAGGGCGCAGGCCCAGGTGATCGAGGGGCGGATCGGCCCGCCGGGACCGGCCGGGCAGCGGGTGGTGCTCGCCAAGCCGATGTCGTACATGAACCTGTCCGGCGGACCGGTGACCGCGCTCAAGGAGTTCTACCGGGCGCCCACCGAGCGGATCGTCGCGGTCCACGACGAGCTGGACCTCGACTACGGCACGCTGCGGCTCAAGCTCGGCGGCGGCGACAACGGCCACAACGGCCTGAAGTCCATCACCAAGTCGCTCGGCGCGAACTACCTGCGGGTGCGCGCCGGGATCGGCCGGCCGCCCGGCCGGATGGACGTGGCGGCCTTCGTGCTCAAGGACTTCTCGGCCGCCGAGCGCAAGGACCTGGACTGGTTCGTGGACCGCGCGGCCGACGCGGTCGAGGCGCTGGTCACCGAGGGCCTGGAGCGGGCGCAGAGCGCCTACAACGGCTGA
- a CDS encoding DivIVA domain-containing protein, which yields MSSDTTTPDTSAAGAPARSAPSSASAPPSPPPAPPPAQPRFDTVRGRGYRPDQVDRFLDELSENRDAAWERAARLTVLANEMDAECRQLLEQVEALGASGFETLGEGAAELLRMVEEEAAAVRERAEAEAQHARDAAETARRTLQDEARAAASARVAAAEDQAQAVLDEACERAAEILGQARAEADAVRGEATGAFDAVRQRLDQEQAEVDRQRQERLAGLDRELGEQNSVVDDRLAELLADAERRLQEAHRERAEAEESLRAQQADAEARASALLAEARMHEERVRHDAERALREHEQHREEIREHLAHIRATLAALTGREP from the coding sequence ATGAGCAGTGACACGACCACACCGGACACTTCGGCGGCCGGCGCCCCGGCGCGGTCCGCGCCGTCATCCGCCTCCGCGCCGCCTTCACCGCCACCCGCGCCGCCGCCGGCGCAGCCGCGGTTCGACACGGTGCGGGGCCGCGGTTACCGGCCCGACCAGGTGGACCGCTTCCTGGACGAGCTGTCGGAGAACCGCGACGCCGCATGGGAGCGCGCCGCCCGGCTGACCGTGCTGGCCAACGAGATGGACGCCGAGTGCCGGCAGTTGCTGGAGCAGGTGGAGGCGCTCGGCGCCTCGGGCTTCGAGACGCTCGGCGAGGGCGCGGCCGAACTGCTGCGGATGGTCGAGGAGGAGGCCGCGGCGGTGCGCGAGCGGGCCGAGGCCGAGGCCCAGCACGCGCGGGACGCCGCGGAGACCGCGCGCCGCACCCTCCAGGACGAGGCGCGGGCCGCGGCGTCGGCGCGGGTCGCGGCGGCGGAGGACCAGGCGCAGGCGGTGCTGGACGAGGCGTGCGAGCGCGCCGCGGAGATCCTCGGGCAGGCCCGCGCGGAGGCGGACGCGGTGCGCGGCGAGGCGACCGGCGCGTTCGACGCGGTGCGGCAGCGGCTCGACCAGGAGCAGGCGGAGGTCGACCGGCAGCGGCAGGAACGGCTGGCCGGGCTCGACCGCGAGCTGGGCGAACAGAACTCGGTCGTCGACGATCGGCTGGCGGAGCTGCTGGCGGACGCCGAGCGGCGGTTGCAGGAGGCGCACCGGGAACGGGCCGAGGCGGAGGAGAGTCTGCGGGCGCAGCAGGCCGATGCGGAGGCGCGGGCGTCAGCGCTGCTCGCGGAGGCGCGGATGCACGAGGAGCGGGTGCGGCACGACGCGGAGCGCGCTCTGCGCGAGCATGAGCAGCACCGCGAGGAGATTCGCGAGCACTTGGCGCACATCCGGGCGACGCTTGCGGCGCTCACCGGGCGTGAGCCGTAG
- a CDS encoding sensor histidine kinase: MSTTGAHVPDDGAGGRPRARTGLWWWTRRRSFLLDATLAAVSAVESAFEGATFAQKIGVAAGAGALFGVLVGAVLLLRQRRPVAVVLVGIAVCPAQMGYLLSLVGLYTLAASDVPRRITALLAGMNGVGTGIVVFLSFQGSLRDSDSDSSMSLPLVLVVSVLTALGLTAPPVLLGLYVRARRRLVESLRERADGLERELELLAEKALERAERARADERTRIARDMHDVVAHRVSLMVVHAAALKAVALKDPAKASAGAELLGDMGRQALNELRQMLGVLRAEPEAGSAAGAAAAGSAGAGSAAAGSVSGASGGTAVTAAAGGLAAAGEAVASAGTAGGAALAAVPTAGAGVEARWEPEDADAAAALVAAGEGPCLARLSDLVEQSAAAGMGVELAVEGESRPCGARIEATVYRVVQEALTNVHKHAAGAKARVLLAYREAEVAVLIVNGPSDGTPAAALPSGGHGLLGMRERVSAHGGGFAAGPTPEGGFRVSAMIPTPA, translated from the coding sequence ATGAGTACGACGGGGGCGCACGTACCGGACGACGGGGCTGGGGGACGGCCCCGGGCCCGGACCGGCCTGTGGTGGTGGACGCGGCGGCGCAGCTTCCTGCTGGACGCCACGCTCGCCGCGGTGTCGGCGGTGGAGAGCGCCTTCGAGGGCGCGACCTTCGCGCAGAAGATCGGCGTGGCGGCCGGCGCGGGCGCGCTGTTCGGCGTGCTGGTCGGCGCGGTGCTGCTGCTGCGCCAGCGCCGGCCGGTGGCGGTGGTGCTGGTCGGCATCGCGGTGTGCCCGGCCCAGATGGGCTACCTCCTCTCCCTGGTCGGCCTGTACACCCTCGCCGCGTCCGACGTGCCGCGCCGCATCACCGCCCTGCTGGCCGGCATGAACGGCGTCGGCACCGGCATCGTCGTCTTCCTCAGCTTCCAGGGCAGCCTGCGCGACTCCGACAGCGACAGCTCCATGTCGCTGCCGCTGGTGCTGGTCGTCTCGGTGCTCACCGCGCTCGGCCTGACCGCGCCGCCGGTGCTGCTCGGCCTCTACGTGCGGGCCAGGCGCCGGCTGGTGGAGAGTCTGCGCGAGCGCGCCGACGGCCTGGAACGCGAGCTGGAGCTGCTCGCGGAGAAGGCGCTGGAGCGGGCCGAGCGGGCCCGCGCGGACGAGCGCACCCGCATCGCGCGCGACATGCACGACGTGGTCGCGCACCGCGTGAGCCTGATGGTGGTGCACGCCGCCGCGCTCAAGGCGGTCGCCCTGAAGGACCCGGCCAAGGCGTCGGCCGGCGCGGAGCTGCTCGGCGACATGGGGCGGCAGGCGCTGAACGAGCTGCGGCAGATGCTGGGGGTGCTGCGGGCGGAGCCCGAGGCGGGGTCCGCGGCGGGGGCCGCGGCGGCGGGATCGGCGGGGGCGGGATCGGCGGCGGCCGGCTCGGTGTCCGGGGCGTCCGGGGGGACGGCGGTGACGGCCGCCGCCGGGGGCCTCGCGGCGGCGGGCGAGGCGGTGGCGTCCGCCGGGACGGCCGGGGGCGCGGCACTCGCGGCGGTGCCGACGGCGGGAGCGGGGGTGGAGGCGCGGTGGGAGCCGGAGGACGCGGACGCGGCCGCCGCGCTGGTCGCCGCGGGCGAGGGCCCGTGCCTGGCCCGGCTCTCCGACCTGGTCGAGCAGTCGGCGGCGGCCGGGATGGGCGTCGAGCTGGCGGTCGAGGGGGAGTCCCGCCCGTGCGGGGCGCGGATCGAGGCGACCGTCTACCGCGTCGTCCAGGAGGCGCTGACCAACGTCCACAAGCACGCGGCCGGCGCGAAGGCCCGCGTCCTCCTCGCCTATCGCGAGGCCGAGGTCGCGGTCCTCATCGTCAACGGTCCCTCCGACGGCACCCCCGCCGCCGCCCTCCCCAGCGGCGGCCACGGCCTCCTCGGCATGCGCGAACGCGTCTCCGCCCACGGCGGCGGCTTCGCCGCCGGCCCCACCCCCGAAGGCGGTTTCCGCGTCTCCGCCATGATCCCCACCCCGGCCTAG
- a CDS encoding VOC family protein — MITGLDHVQLAAPPGSEEALRAYYGGVLGMTELAKPPVLAARGGCWFAGGDAVLHLGIEQDFRPARKAHPGLRVTGIRDVAERLGGHGVAVVWDDDLPGYRRFYAEDPVGNRLEFLEPAAAAG; from the coding sequence GTGATCACCGGCCTGGACCACGTGCAGCTCGCCGCGCCGCCCGGCAGCGAGGAGGCGCTGCGGGCGTACTACGGCGGTGTGCTCGGCATGACCGAGCTGGCCAAGCCGCCGGTGCTGGCCGCGCGCGGCGGCTGCTGGTTCGCCGGCGGCGACGCGGTGCTGCACCTGGGGATCGAGCAGGACTTCCGGCCCGCGCGCAAGGCCCACCCGGGCCTGCGGGTCACCGGTATCCGCGACGTCGCCGAGCGGCTGGGCGGGCACGGCGTCGCCGTGGTGTGGGACGACGACCTGCCCGGGTACAGGCGGTTCTACGCCGAGGACCCGGTCGGCAACCGGCTGGAGTTCCTGGAGCCGGCGGCCGCGGCGGGCTGA
- a CDS encoding acyl-CoA desaturase, with protein MTTQTDVITESRDPGPTGQQPETPLATRGGESKRSIEQVALLLFICIPFVALAAAIPLAWGRGMSWLDFGLMVGMYFLGCHGITIGFHRHFTHGSFKANRPLKIALAIAGSMAVEGPIVRWVADHRRHHKFSDAEGDPHSPWRYGETLPALMKGLWWAHMGWLFDEEQTPQQKYAPDLIKDPAIRRISRDFWLWTAISLLLPPLVGGLATMSWYGAFTAFFWGSLVRVALLHHVTWSINSICHAVGKRPFKSRDRSGNVWWLAVLSCGESWHNLHHADPTAARHGVLRGQIDSSARVIRWFEQAGWATDVRWPDAARIESRRQTPTKAAAGAAEESVREAA; from the coding sequence ATGACCACTCAGACGGACGTGATCACAGAGTCCCGGGACCCCGGGCCCACAGGACAGCAACCCGAGACGCCGCTCGCCACCCGGGGCGGCGAGAGCAAGCGGTCGATCGAGCAGGTCGCCCTCCTGCTGTTCATCTGCATCCCCTTCGTCGCGCTGGCCGCGGCGATCCCGCTGGCCTGGGGCCGCGGGATGAGCTGGCTGGACTTCGGCCTGATGGTCGGGATGTACTTCCTGGGCTGCCACGGCATCACCATCGGCTTCCACCGGCACTTCACGCACGGCTCGTTCAAGGCGAACCGGCCGCTGAAGATCGCGCTGGCGATCGCCGGCTCGATGGCCGTCGAGGGCCCGATCGTGCGCTGGGTGGCCGACCACCGCAGGCACCACAAGTTCAGCGACGCCGAGGGCGACCCGCACAGCCCGTGGCGCTACGGCGAGACGCTGCCGGCCCTGATGAAGGGCCTGTGGTGGGCGCACATGGGCTGGCTGTTCGACGAGGAGCAGACCCCGCAGCAGAAGTACGCGCCCGACCTGATCAAGGACCCGGCGATCCGCCGCATCTCGCGCGACTTCTGGCTCTGGACGGCGATCTCGCTGCTGCTGCCCCCGCTGGTCGGCGGCCTGGCCACCATGTCGTGGTACGGCGCGTTCACCGCGTTCTTCTGGGGTTCGCTCGTTCGGGTGGCGCTGCTGCACCACGTCACCTGGTCCATCAACTCCATCTGCCACGCGGTCGGCAAGCGCCCGTTCAAGTCCCGTGACCGCTCCGGGAACGTGTGGTGGCTGGCGGTGCTCTCGTGCGGCGAGTCCTGGCACAACCTGCACCACGCCGACCCCACGGCCGCCCGGCACGGGGTGCTGCGCGGTCAGATCGACTCCAGCGCCCGGGTGATCAGGTGGTTCGAGCAGGCCGGCTGGGCCACCGACGTGCGCTGGCCGGACGCCGCCCGGATCGAGTCGCGCCGGCAGACTCCCACGAAGGCCGCGGCCGGCGCCGCCGAGGAATCGGTGCGCGAAGCGGCGTGA
- a CDS encoding ribose-phosphate diphosphokinase, with the protein MTGIKTTGEKKLMLFSGRAHPDLAEAVAHELDVELVPTRAFDFANGEIYVRFEESARGADCFLIQSHTNPINQWIMEQLIMIDALKRASARSITVIVPFYGYARQDKKHRGREPISARLMADLFKTAGADRILTVDLHTDQIQGFFDGPVDHLFALPILADYVGAKVDRTKLTVVSPDAGRVRVADRWCDRLGAPLAIVHKRRDPDVANQVKVHEVVGDVRGRVCVLVDDMIDTAGTICAAADALFASGAEDVIVTATHGVLSGPAADRLKNSKVSEFVLTDTLPTPGQLDLDKITVLSMAPTIANAVREVFEDGSVTSLFEGAH; encoded by the coding sequence GTGACCGGGATCAAGACGACCGGTGAGAAGAAGCTGATGCTCTTCTCCGGCCGCGCCCACCCCGATCTGGCGGAGGCGGTGGCCCACGAGCTGGACGTGGAGCTGGTGCCCACCCGCGCCTTCGATTTCGCCAACGGCGAGATCTACGTGCGGTTCGAGGAGTCGGCGCGCGGCGCCGACTGCTTCCTGATCCAGAGCCACACCAACCCGATCAACCAGTGGATCATGGAACAGCTGATCATGATCGACGCTCTGAAGCGGGCCTCCGCGCGGAGCATCACCGTGATCGTGCCGTTCTACGGCTACGCCCGGCAGGACAAGAAGCACCGCGGCCGCGAGCCGATCTCGGCCCGGCTGATGGCCGACCTGTTCAAGACCGCGGGCGCCGACCGCATCCTCACCGTCGACCTGCACACCGACCAGATCCAGGGCTTCTTCGACGGCCCGGTGGACCACCTGTTCGCGCTGCCGATCCTCGCCGACTACGTGGGCGCCAAGGTCGACCGCACCAAGCTCACCGTGGTCTCGCCGGACGCCGGCCGGGTCCGGGTCGCCGACCGCTGGTGCGACCGGCTCGGCGCGCCGCTGGCCATCGTGCACAAGCGCCGCGACCCCGACGTCGCCAACCAGGTCAAGGTGCACGAGGTGGTCGGCGACGTGCGCGGCCGGGTGTGCGTGCTGGTGGACGACATGATCGACACCGCGGGCACCATCTGCGCCGCCGCCGACGCGCTGTTCGCCAGCGGCGCCGAGGACGTCATCGTCACCGCCACGCACGGCGTGCTCTCCGGCCCGGCGGCCGACCGGCTGAAGAACTCCAAGGTCAGCGAGTTCGTGCTGACCGACACGCTGCCCACGCCCGGGCAGCTGGACCTGGACAAGATCACCGTGCTGTCGATGGCGCCGACCATCGCCAACGCCGTCCGCGAGGTCTTCGAGGACGGCTCGGTCACCAGCCTCTTCGAGGGCGCGCACTGA
- a CDS encoding response regulator transcription factor — translation MARIRVLVVDDHRIFAESLAAALAAEPDVDVSAAGSGPAAQRCLDRAAVDNRRYDVVLVDADLGGEPRPPVTLAAVPPLPVGAGVAGPAAGTASVAAAGLSAAARTAVPTRPAGTTGPTRPAGISGAPGMARALEPRDPVLDGLALVERVRAEHPGTRTVVLAERDDPVRAARALQAGAFGWVAKDCSLSRLLAVVRGVLRDETHLPPALLTGVLRELTAARRDRTESERLVESLTPREQEVLRCMVAGLGRKAVAERLFLSPHTVRTHMQNVLGKLGVHSTLAAVALARRAGVGPADSGTGPVPSLLPSLAPSAGDVVERRGQLS, via the coding sequence GTGGCACGAATCCGCGTACTCGTGGTCGACGACCATCGCATCTTCGCCGAGTCCCTCGCGGCCGCGCTCGCGGCCGAGCCGGACGTCGACGTGTCGGCCGCGGGCAGCGGCCCGGCGGCGCAGCGCTGCCTGGACCGGGCCGCGGTGGACAACCGCCGCTACGACGTCGTGCTGGTGGACGCGGACCTGGGCGGCGAGCCGCGCCCGCCGGTGACGCTGGCCGCGGTGCCGCCGCTGCCGGTCGGCGCGGGGGTCGCGGGCCCGGCGGCGGGAACGGCGTCGGTCGCGGCGGCCGGGCTGTCCGCGGCGGCCAGGACCGCCGTCCCGACCAGGCCGGCCGGGACGACCGGTCCGACCAGGCCGGCCGGGATCTCCGGCGCCCCCGGCATGGCCCGCGCGCTGGAACCGCGCGACCCGGTGCTCGACGGCCTGGCGCTGGTCGAACGGGTCAGGGCCGAGCACCCCGGCACCCGTACCGTGGTGCTGGCCGAGCGGGACGACCCGGTGCGCGCGGCCCGCGCGCTGCAGGCGGGGGCCTTCGGCTGGGTCGCCAAGGACTGCTCGCTGTCGCGGCTGCTGGCCGTGGTGCGCGGTGTGCTGCGCGACGAGACGCACCTGCCGCCGGCGCTGCTGACCGGGGTGCTGCGGGAGCTGACCGCGGCGCGGCGCGACCGCACCGAGAGCGAGCGGCTGGTGGAGTCGCTGACGCCGCGCGAGCAGGAGGTGCTGCGCTGCATGGTGGCGGGGCTCGGCCGCAAGGCGGTCGCCGAGCGGCTGTTCCTGTCCCCGCACACGGTCCGCACCCACATGCAGAACGTGCTCGGCAAGCTGGGCGTGCACTCGACGCTGGCGGCGGTGGCGCTGGCCCGCAGAGCCGGGGTGGGCCCGGCGGACTCCGGCACCGGCCCGGTGCCGTCGCTGCTGCCCTCGCTCGCGCCGTCAGCCGGGGACGTTGTCGAACGGCGCGGTCAGCTGTCGTAG
- a CDS encoding MarR family winged helix-turn-helix transcriptional regulator translates to MEDEVDRLVAAWRRERPDLDVEPLEVLSRVSRLARHLDRARRLAFAEHSLEPWEFDVLTSLRRAGPPYQLSPGQLLTQTLVTSGTMTNRIDRLAKKKLVERLPDPSDRRGVLVRLTAEGRDRADEALAGLLAQERAILAELSERQRVELAALLRQLTAPFDNVPG, encoded by the coding sequence ATGGAGGACGAGGTCGACCGGCTGGTCGCTGCATGGCGCCGAGAGCGCCCCGACCTCGACGTCGAGCCGCTGGAGGTGCTCAGCCGGGTCAGCAGGCTCGCCCGGCATCTGGACCGGGCCCGGCGGCTGGCCTTCGCCGAGCACAGCCTCGAACCCTGGGAGTTCGACGTGCTCACCTCGCTGCGCCGGGCCGGGCCGCCGTACCAGCTCTCCCCGGGCCAGCTGCTCACCCAGACCCTCGTCACCTCCGGCACCATGACCAACCGGATCGACCGGCTGGCCAAGAAGAAGCTGGTCGAGCGGCTCCCCGACCCCTCCGACCGGCGCGGGGTGCTGGTCCGCCTCACCGCCGAGGGCCGCGACCGCGCCGACGAGGCGCTGGCCGGCCTGCTCGCCCAGGAGCGAGCCATCCTGGCCGAACTGAGCGAGCGCCAGCGCGTCGAACTGGCCGCGCTGCTACGACAGCTGACCGCGCCGTTCGACAACGTCCCCGGCTGA